A DNA window from Mytilus edulis chromosome 14, xbMytEdul2.2, whole genome shotgun sequence contains the following coding sequences:
- the LOC139503311 gene encoding uncharacterized protein, translating into MDISTTLCGPCSVRHITKPSTHWCLECEEAVCDDCQEHHKVLKATRGHEIIPIDKYKSLPSFITDIQQSCTYHNEKYQQYCVAHALPICFKCIKEHQKCNVIPLDEITNNAKTSGQLQDLETRLMDLLHNIDRIKMDRKVNLVSIEERKELHLVEIQQTRNQIKKRLNKLEKEIIQDLEKKECQCKKNIQTILSSVKEKENLITEYQTNLHSIKQHASDLQTFLVMRDIEIKVLENEQYLQSLVETGKFEPVDLICKVDPGVLSISNSVMNFGSIEIKTTSSRIRLIRAKDKQAQLQVTTKTINDLKLILQKKISTNGKITRGCCMSGNGEYFFTDHSSRKRLSVIASDGTFKYNMLLGPSYGFDITFIDENTIAITSGRSNEHIGIDIIDTERRKKIKFINLPGSPYGITCDHDSLFVCVERRGIYQINTADHITSHVIRCNLPGGSFVSVFTDKIYYTNWRDHSVVCCDHDGSRVWSFEDTSVLTIPGGITVDNDGNVFVVGQSSSNVAIISNDGKLHREILTDKDGLREPSAIFFDTQINKLLVANKKETAILYSVT; encoded by the coding sequence ATGGATATTAGTACAACTCTTTGTGGTCCATGTTCAGTGCGACACATTACCAAACCATCAACACACTGGTGCTTGGAGTGTGAAGAAGCCGTTTGTGATGACTGCCAAGAACATCATAAAGTACTCAAAGCAACACGAGGTCACGAAATCATACCAATTGACAAGTACAAATCTCTTCCGTCCTTCATTACTGATATACAACAGTCATGTACCTATCACAATGAGAAATATCAACAATACTGCGTTGCGCATGCGTTACCTATTTGTTTCAAATGCATTAAAGAACACCAGAAATGCAATGTCATTCCTCTTGATGAGATCACGAATAACGCTAAGACATCCGGGCAATTACAAGATTTAGAAACGAGACTGATGGACTTACTACATAACATTGATAGAATTAAGATGGACCGAAAGGTCAATTTGGTCAGTATTGAAGAAAGGAAGGAGCTACATCTTGTAGAAATACAACAAACaagaaaccaaataaaaaaacgtttaaataaacttgaaaaagaaataatacaagaTCTTGAGAAAAAAGAATGTCAATGTAAAAAGAATATTCAGACGATTTTATCATCGGTTAAAGAAAAGGAAAACTTGATTACAGAATATCAGACCAATCTTCATAGCATTAAACAACATGCTTCCGATCTTCAAACATTTCTAGTCATGAGAGatattgaaattaaagttttggAAAATGAACAATATTTACAATCCTTGGTTGAAACTGGCAAATTTGAACCAGTCGACCTGATTTGTAAAGTAGATCCAGGGGTGCTTAGTATCTCGAACAGTGTGATGAATTTTGgatcaattgaaataaaaacgaCGTCGAGCAGAATTCGTTTAATCAGAGCGAAAGACAAACAAGCACAGTTGCAAGTAACAACGAAGACCATAAACGACTTGAAGTtaattctacaaaagaaaatttcAACAAATGGGAAGATTACTAGAGGTTGTTGCATGTCAGGTAATGGCGAATATTTCTTCACTGATCATTCCTCAAGGAAAAGGCTTTCTGTCATTGCATCTGATGGTACATTCAAATATAATATGCTGCTTGGTCCTAGTTATGGGTTTGACATAACATTTATCGATGAGAATACTATCGCTATCACATCGGGAAGATCCAATGAGCACATCGGAATTGACATAATAGACACCGAGCGCCGAAAGAAAATAAAGTTCATCAACCTTCCTGGTAGTCCATATGGAATCACATGTGATCACGACTCGCTATTTGTCTGTGTTGAAAGACGTGGTATATATCAAATAAACACTGCGGATCATATTACCTCTCACGTGATCAGGTGTAACTTACCGGGAGGTTCCTTTGTATCTGTATTTACCGACAAGATATACTACACTAACTGGAGGGATCACAGCGTAGTCTGTTGTGACCATGATGGATCACGTGTTTGGAGTTTTGAAGATACTTCAGTTTTGACAATCCCGGGCGGCATCACTGTAGATAATGACGGTAACGTGTTTGTTGTTGGACAAAGTTCGTCAAATGTGGCCATTATATCAAACGATGGAAAACTTCACAGGGAAATTCTGACAGACAAGGATGGTCTACGTGAACCGTCAGCTATTTTCTTTGATACACAGATCAATAAACTGCTTGTTGCGAATAAAAAAGAAACTGCTATCCTTTACAGTgttacttaa